A single genomic interval of Spirosoma taeanense harbors:
- a CDS encoding homoserine kinase, with protein sequence MDSISVFAPATVANVACGFDIFGFAVASPGDQITLTARPEPGVRITDIIGDEGRLPREAARNTAGIAIQTYLQHINRTDVGVDVLLHKQMPLGSGLGSSAASAVAGVYAINELLGRPLATMDLLPFAMEGERLACGSAHADNVAPSLLGGFVVIRSYHPLDVIRIETPAALFCTIVHPDIEVNTKDARFILKNEVSLKNTITQMGNVAGLIAGLMKPDYDLISRSLVDVIIEPVRAILIPEFNEAKQAALDNGALGCSISGSGPSMFALSRDAHTAERVGAAMQQAFLSVGITSEAYVSEINRQGPRVLAN encoded by the coding sequence GTGGATTCAATTTCAGTGTTTGCGCCTGCTACCGTAGCCAATGTGGCCTGCGGGTTTGATATATTCGGTTTTGCAGTTGCCAGCCCCGGCGATCAGATTACTCTGACAGCGCGTCCGGAACCCGGCGTTCGAATTACCGACATTATTGGTGACGAGGGGCGTCTACCTCGGGAAGCTGCCCGTAACACAGCCGGGATTGCCATTCAGACGTACCTGCAGCATATTAACCGGACCGATGTCGGCGTAGATGTTCTGCTGCATAAGCAGATGCCGCTGGGTAGCGGGCTAGGCTCAAGTGCCGCCAGCGCCGTGGCGGGCGTATATGCCATTAACGAACTGCTCGGACGGCCGTTGGCGACGATGGACCTGCTGCCGTTTGCAATGGAAGGGGAGCGGCTGGCCTGCGGCTCGGCCCATGCCGATAACGTAGCACCATCGCTGCTGGGTGGGTTTGTGGTGATTCGGAGTTACCACCCGCTCGACGTAATCCGGATCGAAACACCGGCAGCGCTTTTCTGCACAATTGTTCACCCCGACATTGAAGTCAATACCAAAGATGCCCGTTTCATCCTGAAAAATGAGGTGTCGCTGAAGAATACGATCACGCAGATGGGCAATGTGGCGGGGCTGATTGCCGGGCTGATGAAACCTGACTATGACCTCATCAGCCGGTCGCTGGTCGACGTAATTATTGAACCCGTGCGGGCCATTCTGATTCCGGAGTTCAACGAAGCCAAACAGGCCGCTCTCGACAACGGCGCATTGGGGTGCAGTATTTCAGGCTCGGGACCATCGATGTTTGCCTTGAGCCGCGACGCGCATACGGCCGAGCGGGTTGGCGCGGCTATGCAGCAGGCATTTCTGTCGGTGGGTATCACCAGCGAAGCATACGTCTCGGAAATTAACCGGCAGGGCCCCAGAGTGCTGGCTAACTAA
- a CDS encoding DUF6134 family protein has product MKAVLAGILCGLGSVSLAQSSGQSAAETHHYAIEIAGIRVGTMTAVRQPLADNRSTYTLISDVKVKLLVYTVTVYYKANTHFEGKKLIFSTVEAHTNRGNYASRTEWKGDHYVISADQYKYKRQATERNPIDYVLSSLYFTEPIGRSKVFSEYFGDYFQLSQTQAGTYRALLGDREDEYVYERGRLVKVIKHNAIKNFVLRLLD; this is encoded by the coding sequence ATGAAAGCGGTTCTGGCGGGCATACTTTGCGGGCTGGGCTCGGTGAGCCTGGCCCAGTCATCGGGTCAGTCAGCTGCCGAAACGCACCATTACGCGATTGAAATCGCGGGTATTCGTGTAGGCACAATGACCGCCGTTCGTCAGCCGTTAGCCGACAACCGATCAACCTACACGCTCATCAGCGACGTAAAGGTTAAACTGCTGGTCTACACCGTAACGGTATATTACAAGGCCAATACCCATTTTGAGGGCAAAAAGCTTATATTTTCAACGGTGGAAGCGCACACCAACCGGGGCAACTACGCATCCCGAACGGAGTGGAAAGGCGATCATTACGTAATTTCAGCAGATCAGTATAAATACAAACGGCAGGCGACGGAACGAAATCCGATCGACTACGTCCTCTCCTCGTTGTACTTCACGGAGCCAATTGGCCGCAGCAAAGTCTTTTCGGAGTATTTCGGTGATTACTTTCAGCTCAGCCAAACTCAGGCAGGAACGTATCGTGCTCTACTCGGCGACCGGGAAGACGAGTATGTCTATGAACGCGGTCGTCTGGTCAAAGTAATCAAGCACAACGCCATCAAAAATTTCGTGCTGCGGCTGCTGGATTAG
- a CDS encoding 3-oxoacyl-ACP synthase III family protein, whose amino-acid sequence MYIHAASHYLPTEVVGNDHFTQLNGLSSDWIIERTGIRERRKAAPGENTNTMTLDVIRRLAPKTDLSTIDLIVGATYTPYDTIVSLAHEAQHCLGIADIPVVSISTACSSLLNAIEVVEGYFALNKASRALVIVSEHNTAYNNEQDKVSGHLWGDGAAALLITKERQSEDDFVIKALLTGGAAHTAKATNAVVLKPNEGGVVMPHGRDVFINACQYMPKASLQVLERCGLTLADVDYVLPHQANLRISRNVMHTLDLPEEKLISNIQYLGNTGCAGCAIALSEKWDTFQKGQRIVVTVFGGGYSYGAMLLER is encoded by the coding sequence ATGTATATTCATGCAGCAAGCCACTACTTACCAACAGAAGTAGTTGGCAATGACCATTTTACCCAGCTCAACGGCCTTTCCAGCGACTGGATTATTGAACGAACCGGGATTCGGGAGCGACGCAAAGCCGCCCCTGGTGAGAACACGAACACCATGACGCTCGACGTCATCCGTCGGCTCGCGCCCAAAACTGACCTCTCAACGATTGACCTGATTGTTGGCGCTACGTATACGCCCTACGATACCATTGTTTCGTTGGCTCACGAAGCTCAGCATTGCCTGGGCATTGCCGACATTCCGGTTGTTTCAATTTCGACGGCCTGCTCCTCGCTACTCAACGCAATTGAAGTGGTTGAAGGATACTTTGCGCTTAACAAAGCCAGTCGGGCCCTGGTCATCGTATCGGAACACAACACGGCCTACAATAACGAGCAGGATAAAGTGTCGGGGCATCTTTGGGGCGACGGCGCGGCTGCCCTGCTGATTACCAAAGAGCGGCAGAGCGAGGACGATTTCGTTATTAAAGCCCTGCTGACGGGCGGAGCGGCCCATACGGCCAAAGCTACCAACGCGGTTGTGCTCAAACCTAACGAAGGCGGAGTTGTGATGCCGCACGGCCGCGACGTTTTTATCAATGCCTGCCAGTATATGCCTAAAGCCAGCCTGCAGGTGCTGGAGCGCTGTGGTCTGACGCTGGCCGATGTTGATTATGTGCTGCCTCATCAGGCCAACCTGCGAATTTCGCGCAACGTTATGCACACGCTTGATCTTCCCGAAGAAAAGTTGATCTCTAATATTCAGTACCTGGGCAACACGGGCTGCGCGGGATGCGCCATTGCCTTGTCTGAAAAGTGGGACACCTTCCAGAAAGGACAGCGGATTGTAGTGACGGTTTTCGGAGGAGGCTATTCCTACGGAGCGATGCTGCTGGAGCGATGA
- a CDS encoding glycosyltransferase — translation MKARILHISTAHQPQDPRVVFKQCQTLTQAYDVFCALPRADPAVAPDIHFIRLPFFRRVIWRTLLTCPLILLRCLWLRPRIIHVYVPEFIPFAFVFRWFGAEVIYEVQENLYKKIHLKTFNRGYGLERAFRWFDRLAQRHFFLIFTEHGYLDTYTRMAKPYAVIYNYPLLSFLEPFRRPYQPNPGQPSFFYIGWLSFERAFDTLVDSLARLKSQHPDFIAHFFGRRTFTNADLAQLPAFSTVRSNLRFYGYADQRKALPYAAGATAGLALLKPVGDYPDSYTTKMFEYMALGLPVITSDFPLYQHVVERHRCGFCVSPYDPARLAETLTYLIKHPDEAEAMGQRGRQAVETEYNWDSEAQKLLAFYKQISHNPNRTHA, via the coding sequence ATGAAAGCTCGTATCCTGCACATCAGCACCGCTCATCAGCCTCAGGACCCGCGTGTTGTTTTCAAGCAGTGCCAGACACTCACCCAGGCGTATGACGTGTTTTGCGCCCTGCCCCGTGCCGACCCGGCCGTTGCCCCCGATATTCATTTCATTCGCCTGCCGTTTTTCAGACGCGTGATCTGGCGAACCTTACTGACCTGTCCGCTTATTCTCCTAAGGTGTTTATGGCTGCGTCCGCGGATCATCCATGTTTACGTACCGGAGTTCATCCCATTTGCCTTTGTCTTTCGATGGTTTGGCGCAGAAGTGATTTATGAAGTGCAGGAGAACCTATACAAGAAAATACATCTGAAGACCTTCAACCGGGGATACGGGCTGGAACGGGCGTTTCGGTGGTTCGACCGGCTGGCGCAGCGGCATTTTTTTCTGATTTTTACGGAACATGGCTATCTGGACACCTATACCCGGATGGCTAAACCTTACGCGGTAATCTATAATTACCCGCTCCTGTCGTTTCTCGAACCGTTTCGCCGACCTTACCAGCCCAACCCTGGGCAGCCTTCGTTCTTTTACATTGGCTGGCTAAGTTTCGAACGGGCATTCGATACACTGGTAGATTCGTTAGCCCGACTCAAAAGCCAACATCCCGATTTTATAGCTCATTTTTTCGGCCGGCGCACCTTCACGAACGCTGATCTGGCGCAATTACCTGCGTTTTCAACGGTGCGATCAAACCTCCGCTTTTACGGGTATGCCGATCAGCGCAAGGCCCTCCCCTACGCAGCCGGAGCAACGGCCGGTCTGGCCTTGCTGAAACCCGTCGGCGATTACCCGGACTCATACACGACCAAAATGTTTGAATACATGGCGCTGGGTCTGCCGGTTATTACGTCCGACTTTCCGCTGTATCAGCATGTTGTCGAGCGTCACCGCTGCGGCTTCTGCGTTTCGCCCTATGATCCCGCCCGGCTGGCCGAAACATTAACGTATCTGATCAAACACCCCGACGAAGCCGAAGCAATGGGGCAACGTGGTCGGCAGGCGGTCGAAACCGAATACAACTGGGATTCGGAGGCCCAGAAGCTGCTTGCCTTTTATAAACAGATTTCACACAATCCGAACCGAACCCATGCCTAA